The following proteins are co-located in the Sulfurospirillum deleyianum DSM 6946 genome:
- the ccsA gene encoding cytochrome c biogenesis protein CcsA, with translation MRVFQGVVRLLFSYGMVLFLLALLGIGGGVATFIESAYDTQTAKILIYDARWYEAVMVLLILSLVGFIYKTRMWKRLGSFLVHSAFVVILIGAGLTRYFGYEGIIHIREGEHENEMITVVPYLHLQTSEASFEHPLFLGQLGDNTFSFLHVIHGKPLSVAYKEYHYAGKGERSSLEVYVSYGTEMFTQTLHGGAGWVEEPVVISFNEMDVALTWGSKVVPLPFSLGLKDFELKRYPGSMSPSSYSSDIEVLDSHQKALFPYTIFMNHPLHYEGYTFFQSSYDLDEKGTVLEINKDPGKWPTYAGYFLLTLGFLSNFFTQKSRFLTLKASLQKSKLVMVLLFFGCLSTPILKADTNAYLEQLSRNSALHAKEELSTLLVQDMQGRIKPFSTQAVELIYKLSGRNSFYHLSAEQMILGMSAQPQMWQDIPLVTLNNARIKELLNLPKEQAYVAFSQVFDANGAYKLAQAINEANQKPQSKRGTFENELIKFDEKLNIAYLIFKGVLFKFIPLPEDKNHTWLSPNDAFANPLIAPEIKNALSHYFSGVQEGINQNQWEKASQALYTLKNYQTVHALEILPSQTHVQAEVLYNRLALFQRLIPLYFILGGIAFCLALFSLLSQKQFVLVEKSILLIFALALIAHTFALGLRWYISGHAPWSDSYESMVYIGWSAAFAGMVVFRRSLLSLSAAAIFAGIMMLVAHMSFVNPQITNLVPVLKSYWLSIHVSVITASYGFLGLGALLGIITLMLMALKKQSSKIAFNEQIKTLATINELSLIIGLSMLTVGNFFGGIWANESWGRYWGWDPKETWSYVSIIVYAFILHLRFVPKIYSLFSFSVASVFGFSSILMTYFGVNFYLTGMHSYAATGESPTVPEGVYYTLLALMLLCFLAYRGRHVRTI, from the coding sequence ATGCGAGTGTTTCAAGGTGTGGTTCGTCTTCTTTTTTCATACGGTATGGTACTGTTTTTATTGGCACTTTTAGGCATTGGTGGCGGTGTTGCGACCTTTATCGAAAGTGCCTACGATACCCAAACCGCTAAAATACTCATCTATGATGCGAGGTGGTATGAAGCGGTCATGGTGCTTTTAATCTTAAGCCTTGTCGGTTTTATCTATAAGACACGGATGTGGAAACGCTTAGGCTCATTTTTGGTACACAGCGCATTTGTGGTGATTTTAATAGGAGCTGGACTCACCCGCTATTTTGGGTATGAAGGGATTATTCACATTCGAGAAGGCGAGCATGAAAATGAGATGATCACGGTTGTGCCGTATTTACACCTTCAAACCTCTGAAGCATCGTTTGAACACCCTTTATTCCTAGGGCAACTAGGAGATAATACGTTTTCTTTTTTACATGTAATCCATGGAAAACCCTTAAGTGTCGCCTATAAAGAGTATCACTATGCAGGAAAAGGGGAACGCTCTAGCCTTGAGGTTTATGTCAGTTATGGCACAGAGATGTTTACCCAAACCTTGCATGGAGGTGCTGGATGGGTTGAAGAGCCTGTGGTCATCTCCTTTAACGAGATGGATGTTGCTCTGACATGGGGATCAAAAGTGGTTCCCCTTCCCTTCTCTTTAGGCTTAAAAGATTTTGAGTTAAAACGCTACCCAGGCTCTATGAGCCCCTCTTCTTACAGTAGTGACATCGAGGTGTTAGATAGCCACCAAAAAGCACTTTTTCCTTACACTATTTTTATGAACCACCCCTTACACTATGAAGGCTACACCTTTTTCCAATCCTCTTACGATTTGGATGAAAAAGGAACCGTTTTAGAAATCAACAAGGACCCCGGAAAATGGCCAACGTATGCGGGGTATTTTCTTTTAACCCTTGGCTTTTTAAGCAACTTTTTTACTCAAAAAAGCCGTTTTTTAACGTTAAAAGCCTCTTTGCAAAAGAGCAAACTGGTGATGGTTTTGCTTTTTTTTGGATGCCTCAGCACACCCATACTCAAGGCAGACACTAACGCCTATTTGGAACAACTCTCACGCAACAGTGCTCTCCATGCCAAAGAGGAGCTAAGTACCCTTTTGGTACAAGATATGCAAGGGCGCATTAAGCCTTTTAGCACGCAAGCGGTAGAACTTATCTACAAACTCAGCGGTCGCAATAGCTTTTATCATTTAAGCGCTGAACAGATGATTTTAGGGATGAGTGCTCAGCCTCAAATGTGGCAAGATATTCCACTCGTCACACTCAACAATGCACGCATTAAAGAGCTACTTAACCTGCCAAAAGAGCAAGCATATGTCGCTTTTTCTCAGGTTTTTGATGCAAATGGTGCCTATAAATTGGCTCAGGCGATCAATGAAGCCAACCAAAAACCTCAATCCAAACGGGGCACCTTTGAAAATGAACTCATTAAATTTGATGAAAAACTCAACATCGCCTACCTCATCTTTAAAGGAGTACTCTTTAAATTTATTCCTCTGCCTGAGGATAAAAACCATACATGGCTAAGCCCCAATGATGCCTTTGCTAACCCTTTAATCGCCCCTGAAATCAAAAATGCGCTGAGTCACTACTTTTCAGGCGTGCAAGAGGGAATTAATCAGAACCAATGGGAAAAAGCTTCTCAAGCGCTTTACACCCTCAAAAATTACCAAACCGTACACGCTTTGGAGATATTACCTTCTCAAACACATGTTCAAGCGGAGGTGCTTTACAACCGTTTAGCCCTCTTTCAAAGACTGATTCCTCTTTATTTCATCTTAGGAGGTATTGCTTTTTGTCTAGCGCTCTTTAGCCTACTGAGTCAAAAACAGTTTGTCTTAGTAGAAAAATCTATCCTTCTGATTTTTGCACTGGCTCTTATCGCTCACACCTTTGCGCTAGGGCTTCGCTGGTATATTTCAGGGCATGCTCCATGGAGTGATTCGTATGAGTCTATGGTCTACATTGGATGGTCAGCAGCGTTTGCGGGAATGGTTGTCTTTAGACGCTCGCTTTTATCGCTGAGTGCTGCGGCTATTTTTGCGGGCATTATGATGTTGGTTGCCCACATGAGTTTTGTCAATCCCCAAATTACCAACCTCGTACCTGTTTTAAAATCGTACTGGCTGAGTATTCATGTCTCGGTGATTACCGCTAGTTATGGATTTTTAGGCTTGGGTGCTCTGCTTGGCATCATAACACTTATGCTAATGGCACTCAAAAAACAAAGCAGTAAAATAGCATTTAACGAGCAAATTAAAACCCTCGCCACCATCAATGAACTTAGCCTCATTATCGGACTTTCCATGCTTACGGTAGGAAACTTTTTTGGGGGTATTTGGGCGAATGAGTCATGGGGCAGGTACTGGGGATGGGATCCTAAAGAGACGTGGTCGTATGTTTCCATTATCGTCTATGCGTTCATTTTGCACCTGCGTTTTGTCCCAAAGATCTACTCGCTCTTCTCCTTCTCGGTGGCGTCTGTGTTTGGGTTTTCCTCCATCCTTATGACCTACTTTGGGGTAAATTTCTACCTCACGGGAATGCACTCGTATGCTGCAACAGGCGAGAGTCCTACTGTTCCAGAGGGAGTGTATTATACGCTTTTAGCACTCATGCTCCTCTGCTTTTTAGCGTATCGTGGACGTCATGTTCGCACGATTTAA
- a CDS encoding ABC transporter ATP-binding protein encodes MKQMILRDIHKIYNASKPNAFHALKAINIEIEKGEIVILKGVSGSGKSTLLSLMGGLSKPSSGDMIVEEENIAKLPDILSSRYRHEKIGFIFQSFNLLNGLSVEQNVQAPLMLSHLSHTYIEEKVMRALDIANIAHKKRQRVSDLSGGEKQRCAIARALVMNPPIILADEPTANLDTQNSRLFIEMLDTFKALGKTVVVATHDVLFEEAKAIDRYIHMKDGEIIP; translated from the coding sequence ATGAAACAGATGATACTAAGAGACATCCATAAAATCTACAACGCCTCTAAACCCAATGCCTTTCATGCCCTCAAAGCGATTAATATTGAGATTGAAAAGGGTGAAATTGTCATTTTAAAAGGGGTGAGTGGCAGTGGAAAAAGCACGCTTCTATCCTTGATGGGAGGACTGAGTAAACCTAGCTCTGGCGATATGATCGTCGAAGAAGAAAACATCGCTAAATTGCCTGATATTTTAAGCTCACGTTACCGCCATGAAAAAATAGGATTTATCTTCCAATCCTTCAATCTTTTAAATGGTCTTTCTGTCGAACAAAATGTACAAGCGCCTTTAATGCTCAGCCATCTTTCGCACACATACATTGAGGAAAAAGTCATGCGAGCTCTTGACATTGCCAATATTGCCCATAAAAAAAGGCAACGGGTATCGGATTTGAGTGGCGGTGAAAAACAACGCTGTGCGATTGCACGGGCTTTAGTGATGAATCCGCCCATCATTTTAGCCGATGAGCCAACCGCTAACTTGGACACCCAAAACAGCCGTCTGTTTATAGAAATGTTAGATACCTTTAAAGCCCTAGGCAAAACCGTTGTTGTCGCAACACATGATGTTTTATTTGAAGAAGCCAAAGCCATTGATAGATACATACACATGAAAGATGGAGAAATAATTCCATGA
- a CDS encoding nitrous oxide reductase accessory protein NosL: MFQKIIMLFALCLNLSFAQEMFQSVPEEKAVLIQSGDAKRYCPNCGMDLVKFQKTSHAHKDHQYCSIHCLVEDTKGVFPKDAKVIDTKNLGFIEAINAFYVVGSSKPGTMTMNSQYAFVREADAKTFQEENGGRIVKFEEAYAIAKEDFAKDSAMLKNKRERSVYGMGEKLYNNGCEKVNAASFANIALLKVALKKACRLESEGQYQMVALYLWDHKAGTTPSVAEEKIIVPSDAKCPVCGMFVAKYPQWVAVIETPEKPLYFDGVKDMMKYIFAQKKHFEHIYVSDYYSLKKLNATKAFYVIGANVYGPMGAELIPFASESEAVSFMKDHSGKRLLRFDDISEKTLKSL; encoded by the coding sequence ATGTTCCAAAAAATCATCATGCTCTTTGCTCTGTGCTTAAATCTAAGCTTTGCACAAGAGATGTTCCAAAGTGTTCCAGAAGAGAAAGCGGTTCTTATTCAAAGCGGTGATGCGAAGCGTTACTGCCCCAACTGCGGTATGGATTTGGTGAAGTTTCAAAAAACCAGCCATGCACACAAAGACCACCAATACTGTTCCATCCACTGTTTAGTCGAAGACACCAAAGGAGTGTTTCCTAAAGATGCCAAAGTGATTGATACCAAAAATTTAGGCTTTATTGAGGCAATCAACGCTTTTTATGTCGTAGGAAGCTCCAAACCTGGCACCATGACTATGAACAGCCAGTATGCCTTTGTAAGAGAAGCCGATGCCAAAACTTTTCAAGAGGAAAATGGTGGTCGCATCGTCAAATTTGAAGAGGCGTATGCCATTGCCAAAGAAGATTTTGCAAAAGATAGTGCCATGCTTAAAAACAAACGTGAGCGCTCTGTCTATGGCATGGGTGAAAAACTCTATAACAACGGTTGTGAAAAAGTCAATGCTGCCTCTTTTGCAAACATAGCGCTTCTAAAAGTAGCCCTCAAAAAAGCATGCCGACTCGAATCAGAAGGTCAATACCAAATGGTCGCTTTGTATCTTTGGGATCATAAAGCAGGCACAACACCCTCTGTAGCGGAAGAAAAAATCATCGTTCCAAGCGATGCAAAATGCCCTGTATGCGGTATGTTCGTTGCCAAATACCCCCAATGGGTTGCTGTGATTGAAACCCCTGAAAAACCGCTCTATTTTGATGGCGTCAAAGATATGATGAAGTATATTTTTGCACAAAAAAAACATTTTGAACACATCTATGTAAGCGATTATTACAGCTTGAAAAAACTCAATGCAACCAAAGCCTTTTATGTCATTGGCGCAAATGTCTATGGGCCCATGGGAGCGGAGCTAATTCCATTTGCGAGCGAAAGTGAAGCCGTTTCGTTTATGAAAGACCACAGTGGAAAACGTCTTTTACGCTTTGATGACATTAGCGAAAAGACGCTCAAAAGCCTATGA
- a CDS encoding 4Fe-4S dicluster domain-containing protein has product MEQDTKRRHFLKYLGISSLVLSTVGHSTQTQEEEKPKKPHYGMIFDQNKCVGCTECEVACKKTNAVPKKQARLYVENKTDPNTPLEKRYTRVSCQQCVDAPCVNVCPTNACYRDEKTGIVTMNTNDCIACKYCIVACPYDVRFINHETKSAENCNFCFNTNFAKNEEPACVQACKYKALVFGDLNDEASYINQLLHVKDSVRMKPSFGTQPSLRYIPIVKTGV; this is encoded by the coding sequence ATGGAACAAGATACAAAACGAAGACATTTTTTAAAATATTTAGGAATCAGCTCTCTTGTTTTGAGTACTGTTGGGCACAGTACCCAAACGCAAGAAGAAGAGAAACCTAAAAAACCACACTATGGCATGATTTTTGATCAAAATAAATGTGTGGGCTGTACCGAATGTGAGGTCGCCTGCAAAAAGACCAATGCCGTACCAAAAAAACAAGCACGACTTTATGTCGAAAACAAAACAGACCCCAATACCCCACTGGAAAAACGATACACCCGTGTATCGTGCCAACAGTGCGTGGATGCACCTTGTGTTAATGTCTGTCCCACCAACGCCTGTTACAGGGATGAAAAAACGGGTATTGTCACCATGAATACAAACGATTGTATTGCGTGTAAATATTGCATTGTCGCATGTCCTTATGATGTGCGCTTTATCAACCATGAAACCAAATCCGCAGAGAACTGCAATTTTTGTTTTAACACCAACTTTGCCAAAAACGAAGAACCTGCGTGTGTACAAGCCTGCAAATACAAAGCCTTAGTCTTTGGTGATTTAAACGATGAAGCATCGTATATCAACCAGCTTTTACATGTAAAAGATTCGGTGCGTATGAAACCCTCCTTTGGGACGCAACCAAGTCTTCGCTACATCCCTATTGTTAAGACAGGAGTTTAA
- a CDS encoding ShlB/FhaC/HecB family hemolysin secretion/activation protein: MTKAYREEGYFVARAYLPQQRMQEGILEIAVVEGQYGNFHLKNSSLVSNRMVQAMLDDVKGDNVISTYTLERAMLLINDTAGAKVTGADVKPGERVGTSDFDMVVEASEPYSAYIVGDNYGSKYTGRYRVNVGLSANSPLGYGDKLGINGVISTETDLKNGKVYYNFPLMANGLRGELSASRTSYSLAEEYKALDALGHSTSLEASLSYPLIRTRLESLHLVLGYAHKKMRDEIKSIDDVTKKDSDALSLGANYLKHHTLFGLNSTLSSELKLTKGVLDSPSNDDTDGAYAKVSGSVEETMTFSPQYALITSLRFQKALGNKNLDGSEDFSLGGAYGVRAFPDGEHSAENGYILGAELFYTLPSYESINHKASLFVDTGYATMQNKNGTSESRQLSDIGLGYQASYKQFFTKVQLARVMGGEKVESESERSTKLLLQLGFVY, from the coding sequence ATGACCAAAGCGTACCGAGAAGAGGGCTACTTTGTAGCCCGTGCATACCTTCCACAACAGCGCATGCAAGAGGGCATTTTAGAGATAGCCGTTGTAGAGGGACAGTATGGAAACTTTCACCTTAAAAACAGCTCGTTGGTTTCTAATAGAATGGTTCAAGCCATGCTGGATGATGTCAAAGGCGACAATGTCATTAGCACCTATACCCTAGAGCGAGCGATGCTCCTTATTAACGATACCGCTGGTGCTAAAGTCACAGGAGCTGATGTTAAACCTGGTGAAAGGGTGGGTACTTCTGATTTTGATATGGTCGTTGAAGCAAGTGAGCCTTACAGTGCGTATATCGTAGGCGATAACTATGGCTCCAAATACACAGGACGTTATAGGGTCAATGTGGGCTTAAGTGCCAATTCACCCTTAGGCTATGGCGATAAGTTGGGTATCAATGGGGTTATCTCCACTGAAACAGACTTGAAAAATGGCAAGGTCTATTATAATTTTCCACTCATGGCAAATGGTCTTAGAGGTGAACTCTCTGCCTCACGAACCTCGTACTCCCTTGCAGAAGAGTATAAAGCCCTAGATGCACTAGGTCACTCAACCAGCCTTGAAGCCTCGCTTTCTTATCCACTCATTCGTACACGCTTAGAGAGCTTACACCTCGTCTTAGGCTATGCCCATAAAAAGATGAGAGATGAGATAAAAAGTATTGATGATGTCACTAAAAAAGATTCAGATGCACTGAGTCTTGGAGCAAATTACCTCAAACACCACACCCTCTTTGGGTTAAACAGTACCCTCTCAAGTGAACTTAAACTCACCAAAGGCGTGTTAGATAGCCCTAGCAATGATGACACTGATGGAGCGTATGCGAAAGTTTCAGGCAGTGTCGAAGAGACCATGACATTCTCACCCCAATACGCCCTAATCACCAGCCTTCGCTTCCAAAAAGCACTGGGCAATAAAAACCTCGATGGCTCTGAAGATTTCTCTTTAGGTGGAGCCTATGGTGTAAGAGCCTTTCCTGATGGTGAGCACTCCGCAGAGAATGGCTACATCCTAGGCGCAGAACTCTTCTATACCTTACCTTCTTATGAGAGCATAAACCACAAAGCCAGCCTCTTTGTGGATACTGGCTACGCCACCATGCAAAACAAAAACGGTACGAGTGAGAGCAGACAACTTAGTGACATTGGCTTAGGGTATCAAGCCTCCTACAAACAGTTCTTTACTAAAGTGCAACTGGCTAGAGTCATGGGTGGAGAAAAGGTTGAAAGTGAAAGTGAACGCTCTACGAAACTTTTACTGCAACTAGGTTTCGTTTATTAG
- a CDS encoding SEL1-like repeat protein, translated as MKTNRFIVCLSLSAICAFAGFIKEGMEAKENGDHQKLVEIYDKACKEGKATGCYNLGVVYQEGNGNVAKDFNKARELYEKACEQNFSSACYNLGLMYVEAQGVKQDLSKAKALYEKACQDDDDVACNSLGLLYANGAGIKQDYTKASELYQKACQSGNAYACNNLGFLYANGRGVFQDDKKASELYHQACDANIAMACDNLGLLYSTGKGVIQDYKKASEYYQKACSNHFAQGCNDLGILYAEGKGVALDEQKAYELFEQSCAQGLQVGCDNVRILKSPHSH; from the coding sequence ATGAAAACAAACCGCTTTATAGTTTGCCTAAGCCTCAGTGCGATATGTGCATTTGCAGGGTTTATCAAAGAGGGCATGGAAGCCAAAGAGAATGGAGATCATCAAAAGTTGGTCGAGATTTACGATAAAGCGTGTAAAGAGGGAAAGGCAACAGGGTGTTATAACCTAGGCGTTGTCTATCAAGAGGGCAATGGCAATGTCGCCAAAGACTTTAATAAAGCACGAGAACTCTATGAAAAGGCATGTGAGCAAAACTTTAGTTCCGCATGTTACAACCTAGGGTTGATGTACGTCGAAGCCCAAGGAGTCAAACAAGATTTATCCAAAGCCAAAGCGCTTTATGAGAAAGCCTGCCAAGACGATGATGATGTCGCTTGCAACAGTTTAGGGCTCTTATACGCCAATGGTGCTGGAATCAAACAAGATTACACAAAAGCCAGTGAACTCTATCAAAAAGCGTGTCAAAGTGGTAATGCTTATGCCTGTAACAATCTAGGATTTTTATACGCCAATGGCAGAGGCGTTTTTCAAGACGATAAAAAAGCAAGTGAACTCTACCATCAAGCCTGCGACGCCAACATAGCAATGGCATGTGACAATCTAGGCTTGCTCTACTCCACAGGCAAGGGCGTCATACAAGATTATAAAAAAGCCAGTGAGTATTATCAAAAAGCGTGTAGCAATCACTTTGCTCAAGGATGCAATGATTTGGGCATTTTATATGCGGAGGGAAAAGGCGTTGCTTTGGATGAACAAAAGGCTTATGAGCTTTTTGAGCAAAGCTGTGCACAAGGGCTTCAGGTGGGATGCGACAATGTGCGTATCCTCAAATCTCCTCATAGCCATTAA
- the nrfD gene encoding NrfD/PsrC family molybdoenzyme membrane anchor subunit: protein MNESIEFSVGFSHGVEWGWPIGVYLLLAGISGGALIIALALRYYQKQTEETPLLKAASLVSFVTIALGMIFLVGDLEKPLYFWKILINYNFTSVMSIGVLALCLYIPLTFLIVVLVFEAWIKERLGQTPLAKLFFLFAWIKPLRPMIHLLAFIFALVVCAYTGFLISVLVRFPLLNTAILPALFVVSGLSAGTAFSSVIAAYFFKADAHHGDMKTLHTLEWPIMALEMLLLFMLFVSLIVGTNVDKDAAVAFFEGSYRHLFWVGVVGLGFGVPLVLNFFLGKTVAHSRMSFYISGMASVLGVLSLRLFILYAGQTFSA, encoded by the coding sequence ATGAATGAATCCATAGAATTTAGTGTGGGATTTTCACACGGTGTGGAATGGGGTTGGCCCATTGGCGTTTACTTGCTACTAGCTGGTATTTCAGGCGGTGCGCTGATTATCGCACTAGCACTTCGCTACTATCAAAAGCAAACCGAAGAGACCCCACTTTTAAAAGCAGCTTCACTTGTCTCTTTTGTCACGATTGCGCTGGGAATGATTTTTCTAGTAGGCGATTTGGAAAAACCGCTTTACTTTTGGAAAATTCTCATTAACTACAATTTTACATCGGTAATGTCTATTGGTGTTTTAGCACTGTGTCTGTACATTCCACTCACGTTTCTTATCGTTGTTTTGGTTTTTGAGGCATGGATCAAAGAGCGTTTAGGGCAAACACCCCTTGCAAAACTCTTTTTTCTCTTTGCATGGATTAAACCTTTACGTCCAATGATTCACCTCTTAGCCTTTATTTTTGCGTTGGTGGTGTGTGCGTATACAGGTTTTCTTATCTCTGTTTTGGTGCGTTTTCCTCTCTTAAATACCGCTATTTTACCTGCTTTGTTTGTGGTCTCTGGACTCTCAGCAGGAACGGCATTTTCAAGCGTGATTGCTGCGTATTTTTTCAAAGCAGATGCGCATCATGGCGATATGAAAACCCTGCACACCCTTGAGTGGCCTATTATGGCGCTCGAGATGTTGCTTCTTTTTATGCTTTTTGTCTCTTTAATCGTCGGTACAAACGTCGATAAAGATGCAGCGGTTGCCTTTTTTGAAGGAAGTTATCGTCATCTGTTTTGGGTTGGGGTTGTTGGGCTTGGATTTGGTGTGCCTTTGGTACTCAACTTTTTCTTAGGAAAAACAGTGGCGCATAGTCGTATGAGCTTTTATATCAGCGGTATGGCAAGTGTTTTAGGTGTTTTATCACTGCGGCTATTTATTTTATACGCTGGACAAACGTTTAGTGCTTAA
- a CDS encoding Crp/Fnr family transcriptional regulator, which produces MERIKNIAIFSKLTAEQLEKLKKISVIKKYHAKEILFYEGDEPLYLHVLLQGTLKVYKTNHKGQQIFLHEFYPGGLVAELANFENILYPATAEFMSDGEVLRIDYKALEKDFFKNPDISFEIIKSLIAKHKILLDVIQKEVILTADAKVAKFILENSELFDTLKNTQIASLLNLTPETLSRTLSKFKASGLIEMDDKHGCHILDRSSLEIML; this is translated from the coding sequence ATGGAGCGTATTAAAAACATTGCTATTTTTTCAAAATTGACCGCAGAACAACTTGAAAAACTTAAAAAAATTTCGGTCATTAAAAAGTATCATGCCAAGGAAATTTTATTTTATGAAGGCGATGAGCCTCTTTACCTACACGTTTTGTTGCAAGGCACGCTCAAAGTCTATAAAACCAATCACAAAGGGCAACAGATTTTCCTTCACGAGTTTTATCCTGGTGGGTTAGTGGCGGAGCTTGCAAATTTTGAGAATATTCTCTACCCCGCAACGGCAGAGTTTATGAGTGATGGTGAGGTCTTGCGCATTGATTATAAAGCCTTAGAGAAAGATTTTTTTAAAAATCCTGATATCTCCTTTGAGATTATTAAGAGTTTGATTGCTAAGCATAAAATCTTGCTTGATGTAATTCAAAAAGAGGTGATTTTAACCGCAGATGCTAAGGTAGCAAAGTTTATTTTAGAAAATTCGGAGCTTTTTGACACATTAAAAAACACCCAAATCGCTTCTTTACTGAATCTAACTCCTGAAACCCTCTCTCGTACCCTCTCAAAGTTTAAAGCTTCAGGCTTGATTGAGATGGATGACAAACATGGTTGTCACATTTTAGATAGAAGCTCTTTGGAAATCATGCTATAA
- a CDS encoding ABC transporter permease — protein MFPKNLSEYAIVLLLKDKADHLFSFLIFTFIVTLLSGVLFVSDAIQSDLKAATLFQPDIVVENTLAGRAYTLSEEDKEAIESLTGVTAVEGAVDGYYYFAQGRVWFHVMGDSSLSLGKMRVGSGVYTAIKAWHYEDSFNFFTPKGKISLNIEQIESKATNLLCNDVIYMHPANARAVLDLGMEHYSKLYVTVPNPNEVGELTLKIVETLPYVKATSKEEILANYQHLFYYKGGVFMILYLVCMVSFLILLKNQISLVYGEKKKEIAILRSIGYGIKDIIAIKFIQNSTVALSAFLSGVGIAYLYVFFFQAPLLRSIFLGSELEHSVEFTPIVDMNMLFLLFIFSVIPFLACVILPSWKIAIADMSEAVR, from the coding sequence ATGTTCCCTAAAAACCTGAGTGAATATGCCATTGTCTTACTGCTCAAAGACAAAGCCGATCATCTTTTTAGTTTTTTAATTTTTACGTTTATCGTAACCTTGTTAAGTGGTGTGCTTTTTGTCTCTGATGCCATTCAAAGTGATTTAAAAGCAGCCACCTTATTTCAACCCGATATTGTGGTTGAAAACACCTTAGCAGGGAGAGCCTATACCTTAAGTGAAGAGGATAAAGAAGCCATCGAATCGCTGACGGGAGTCACTGCGGTGGAAGGAGCCGTGGATGGCTACTACTACTTTGCTCAAGGGCGTGTTTGGTTTCATGTCATGGGTGATAGCTCCTTAAGTTTAGGAAAGATGCGAGTAGGCAGTGGTGTCTACACCGCCATTAAAGCGTGGCATTATGAAGATAGTTTTAACTTTTTTACCCCCAAAGGAAAAATCTCCCTTAACATCGAGCAAATCGAATCCAAAGCCACCAACCTTCTGTGTAACGATGTGATCTATATGCATCCTGCCAATGCCAGAGCCGTTTTGGATTTGGGGATGGAGCACTACTCCAAACTCTATGTCACCGTTCCAAACCCTAATGAAGTCGGCGAACTCACCCTTAAAATTGTGGAGACTTTGCCCTATGTGAAAGCTACTTCCAAAGAGGAGATATTGGCAAATTACCAACACCTTTTTTACTACAAAGGAGGCGTATTTATGATTTTATACCTTGTTTGCATGGTCTCTTTTCTCATTTTGCTCAAAAACCAAATCAGCCTTGTCTATGGCGAAAAGAAAAAAGAGATTGCGATTTTGCGTAGCATTGGCTATGGCATTAAAGATATTATTGCAATTAAGTTTATCCAAAACAGCACGGTTGCTTTGAGTGCGTTTTTATCAGGTGTGGGCATTGCTTACCTTTATGTCTTTTTCTTTCAAGCACCTCTGCTTCGCTCGATTTTCTTAGGCTCAGAACTTGAACACAGCGTTGAATTTACCCCCATTGTGGATATGAATATGCTTTTTTTACTCTTTATCTTTAGTGTCATTCCTTTTTTGGCGTGTGTGATTCTTCCCTCATGGAAAATTGCCATTGCTGATATGAGCGAGGCGGTACGATGA